Within Candidatus Hydrogenedentota bacterium, the genomic segment GTCTGGTCCGAGTCGCCGCTGCGCAAGATTCTGCCTCAGGACAGCGCCGATCCGTCCGGGCCGGCGGAACCGGTGGTGCGCGCGGGGCTGGCCCAGGGCGAGTCGGAGAGCTTTCAGATTGCGCTGCGACCGCCGCGCGGCCAGGATCTCGAGCGCGTCCGTGTCAAGGCCGGGACGCTGGTTTCGGCCCGGACCGGCGCGGCGCTCCCGGAGGGCGCGCTGAGGATTTATACGCAGCGCTACCAGCATGTGGCGATCCCGTCCCATTTCGAGGGCCCCACGGGGTACTGGCCGGACGCGCTGATGCCCTACGCGCCGTTTGATGCGCCGGGCGGCGTTACGAGCCCGCTCTGGTTCACTATAACGGCCCCGGAAGGCGCGGCCCCGGGAACCTACGCCTCGCTCATCGAAATGGAAGGGGCGGGCCTGTCCCCCGTGGAGTTCTTTCTGGAGGTGGAGGTATTCGACTTCAAGCTCCCCTCCCACCCCATGCTCAAGACCAGCTTCCGCTACGACGCGGAGCTCGCGCTGGAAGACCACCAGCGCACCGGGGGAAGCCTGACGGCGGCCCAGCTGGACGCGCGCTTTCAGGAGAACGCCGCCGCGCACCGCGTCACCCTGCGCGGCGCGCTGGCCTTTCCCGAAGAACAGGCGAACATTGACGCGGCGATCACCCGGTTCCAGGAGCGGCTGGCGCAGGCCGATCCCGCGGGGACAACGACGATCAGCATCCCCCCCACGCTCTTGAATTACCCGGAGCAGCTGGCCCGCGTCAACGCGGCGGTCAAGCGGAACGGCTGGGCGGGCCGCGCCTTTGTGCACCTGGCCAACGAGCCCCCGCGCCCGGCGTGGCCCCGGCTGCTCGAGGGGATCCAGGCGTGGAAGACGGCCGCGCCGGACATCCCGGTTGCGGTGACGACGTATGGCCTCGAACCCTTCCTGCCGGATCTCCTGGACATCTGGGCCGTGCACGCGCCGGTTTTCGACACGGGGAACAATACGCAGGTCCTGGATCGTATTCGCAACGGGAAGGAAGTCTGGTGGTATGTCGATCAGACGCCGCCGCGGCCCTACGGCAATTTCTTCCTCGATTTTGAAGCGATCGAGCACCGGATCCTGTTCTGGCAGGCGTGGGCGCTGGGCGTCCGGGGAATGTACTACCACGGCGTCAACCAGCACCGCCCCGGCCAGGACCCGTGGAAATCGCTGCTGGATCTGACGCCGGTGAATGGCGATGGCTTCCTGGTTTACACGGGCAAGGACGGCCCCATCAACTCGATCCGGTGGGAGAACATCCGGGATGGCATTGAGGATTACGATTACCTGGCGATATTCAACGACCGGCGGCGGCGCCTTCTTGCGGAGCCCGGCCACGAGGCGCTGCTCAAGCGCGCGGCGGAGGTCTACAATCTAAAGGCGGTGATCCCGAGCCTGGTCGATTTCACGCGCGAGCCGGACGTGCTGGAAAGCAAGCGCCGCGAGATTGCGCGGATGATCGTGGAGATGAATGCCGCGCTGAATTGACATTGCGGCGCGGGCGCGGCGCGCGCGGGCCGGCTTCCGGTATACTACACGGCGAATAACCCGCCGCCCCGGCGCGGCGTCCGGAAGGTTTCGCCATGCAGTACCTGCTTCCCCTCTTCGCCCTCCTTGCCGCTCCCCAGACCGTGTATCAGTGGGAGTTCAACAGCCCGAACGACACGGCCTGGCAGCCGAACGCGCATTTGGCGGATGTCGCGATCCGCGATGGCGTCCTGCACGCGCGCGCGGTGGAATGGGACCCCTTCTGGATTTGCGACGGCATCGAGATCCCCGCCACGCCGTGGCAGGCCGTGATCATCCGGATGCGCGCGTCGGCTCCGGGCGAGGGCGACCTGTTCTGGACGGGGGATACGTCCGGGCCGAATGGCGGGCTGTCCGAGGACCGGAAGGCGCGCTTCTCCGTGCGCGGCGGGGACGCGTGGCAGGAGATCGCCCTGTACCCCTTCTGGCACGGCGCGGGCACGATCCGCAAGCTGCGGCTGGATGTGTACAACAACGCAAGCTTCGAGATCGACGCCATCACCATTGTGGACTGGTCCGGGGACGCCGCGCCCTTCGATGCGAGTACCTGGGACGCTGCCGCGCTCGACGCCTGGCGCGCTTCGCCGGATGGGGCGTACCGCTGGTCGCCGCCGCTCGCGCTGGACACGACCGAACGCGGCTGGGCGAGCCTGACGATTGATGCCGACGCGGCGGGCACGGGCGCGCTGGTGTGGGGATCCGGGAAGCGTCCCGGCATGCAGCGGCAGTCCTTCAACTTCCAGCCTGGACGGCAGACCTGCAATCTCGAACTTCAGGGGATCGGCGCGTGGGCGGAAGTCAACGCCGTGGGCCTTTTCGTCCCGCCGGACGGGGTGCGCGTCCACGCGCTGTCGCTCAGCGACGCGCCCGCCGGGCCGGCCGACCTGCGCACGGTGTATTTCGGCCCCGAGGACGGTGTCAACCGCGCGGGACAGCCGGCCCGGGTCATCGCGCAATTCACGAACCGCGGCGGCGAAGCGATCGGGCGCCTCATCGGGCGCGTCGAGGGGCCTGTGGGCCTGGCCGTCACCGCCACCATTGACGAAGCGCGCAATGTGGGCTTCGAGGACCGCGCGGTGCTTTCGTGGATCGTGGAGGCGGCGGCTCCGGGCGAGTACCCCGTGACGCTCGTGCTGGAGGGCGCCGGGGCGCCTGTGCGGGAGCAATCGACCATCCGCATCACGCCGCGCCCGGGCATCCCTGCGGCAGACTATGTGCCCGCGCCCCGGCCCGTCGCGACGGGCGTGGAAGTGGCGGCGTATTACTTCCCCGGGTGGGACAGCCCGGCGAAGTGGGACCCGATCCAGCGCGTGGCCCCGGTGCGCAAGCCGGTGCTCGGCTGGTACGACGAGGCGAACCCGGAGATCGTGGACTGGCAGATCAAGTGGGCGGTCGAGAACGGCATCTCCGTGTTTCTGGTGGATTGGTACTGGGTGCAGGGTAGCCAGCACCTCCAGCACTGGATCGAGGCCTACCGCAAGTCGCGCTACCGCGACCAGCTCAAGATCGCGCTGATGTGGGCGAACCACAACCCGCCGGGAACCCACTCGGCGGAGGACTGGAAGGCGGTGAGCGAGCACTGGATCGCCGAGTACTTCCCGATGGACAGCTACCACCGCATCGACGGGGAGCCGGCGCTGTTTCTGTGGGATCACCGCGCGCTGCGGGAGGACCTGGGCGGGAGCGAGGCGGTGGCCCGGGTGCTTGCGGACTCGCGCGAGGCCGCCCGCGCCGCCGGGCTGCCGGGCATCAACTACGTCGCGCTACACCCCTTCGGCCAGGAGGCGATGCTCGCCGGGGAAGGGTACAACGGCGTCACGCGCTACCACGAATGGGGCCACGCGGAGGGTTTGGCCGAGAACCCGATGTACCTGCAATTTGCCGATGTGGCCGCGACGGTCGAGGATTCCTGGCGCGCGCAGCACGCGTCCCGCGCGGGCCTCACGTTCTACCCCGTGGTCGACAGCGGCTGGGATTCGCGCCCGTGGCACGGCAACCAGGCGCGGGTCATCGCCGGGCGCACGCCGGAACTCTTCACGCGGATGCTTCGGGATGCGAAGGCCTTTGCCGAGGAGACGGAAGCGCCGCTGGTCATTCTCGGGCCGATGAACGAGTGGGGCGAGGGCAGCTACCTGGAGCCCAACACGGAATTCGGCTTTGACATGATGAACGCCGTGCGCGCGGTCTTCGGCGCGGACGATCCGGCGTCGTGGCCGCCGAACGTGGCGCCGGTGGACGTGGCGCTTGGCCCCTACGACTTCCCCGAACCCGCCCGGCGGGACCGCTGGACCTTTGACACCGGCCTCGAAGGCTGGCGCGCGATGATGGGGCTTGGCAACGTGACCGTGGCGGATGGCGCGCTGATCGCCACGACGGACTCGGCGGATCCCGCGTTCGTGGCGCCGCTCTACGGCGTCGAGGCGGAAGCCGTCGCGGGGGTGCGCTTCCGGATGCAGATCAGCGGCGACCTGCCGGAGCGGCTCGCGGCGCAATTGTTCTGGTCGCGCGGGGGCGAGGCGACGAGTGAGGCCGCGAGCGCCCACATTCCGATCAAGACCGACGGCGCCATGCACGAATACGAGCTTCCGCTTGCGGATCACCCGCGCTGGCGCGGCGATATCACGCTGTTCCGCTTCGACCCGTGCAGCGCGCGCGGGGTGACGGTGCGGCTGGAGGAGTTCTCCTTGATCCCCGCGCCGACGGCGGGCAATCGCGATCTCGCGGGGCGCATCCTGGCCGACGAACGCCTCGATCAGGTGTTGGAGAAGGCGCACGCGCTGCTGGCGACCGGCCTGACCGCCGGCGACGGCTATGGCGAGGTCTGGATCCGCGATCTGAACACCTTTATCGAGGTGGCGGCGGACGTCGTGCCCCATGCGGAGCTGCGCGCGGCCCTTGTGCGCTTCTTCCACTTCCAGGGCGAGGACGGGAACATCGTCGACGGGTACATCCCGAAGGCGCAGGCGGGCACCGGCTACGAGTACATCGCGTCCGCGACCGAGCCGGACTACCTCGCGCACAAGAACACCGTCGAGACCGATCAGGAATCCTCGCTCATACAGGCGGTCGCCCGCTACGTGCACGTTACCGGCGATCGCACGCTGCTCGATGAGGTAGTGAACGGGCAGAGCGTGACCCAGCGCCTGCTGCGCGCGGTGGATTTCCTGCACACGCACCGCTTCGCGCCGGAATACGGCCTGCTCTGGGGCGGGACCACCGCGGACTGGGGCGACGTACAGCCGGAACACGAATGGGGCGTTGTCCTCGACGAGAACAGCCACCGGGCCATCGATATCTACGACAACGCGTTGTGCGTCGCGGCGCTGAATGATTTCCTGGCGATCGCCCCGCTCTCGCCCGATGATATGCGGCGTTATACGGACTTCCGCGATGGATTGAAGGCGCGCGCCCTCGAACACCTCTGGGACCCCGCGCGGCGCCAGTTCCGCCCGCATCTCTACCTTGCGGGGTCGCCGTTCCCCGAGGATTTCAACGAGGCGGCGATCTACTACCACGGCGGCACGGCGGTCGCCATCCAGGCGGGGCTGCTCACGCGCGCGCAGGTGGCCGAGGCCCTGGGCCGGATGCGCGCAAACGTCCGCGCGATCGGGGCCGCGAGCATCGGCCTCACGATGTATCCCGCGTATCCGGAGGGCTTCTTCAAGAATCCGATCCTGACGAAACCCTACACCTACCAGAACGGCGGCGACTGGACCTGGTTCGGCGGGCGCATGCTCTCGGGCCTCGTCGCCAACGGCTATATGGCCGAGGCATATGAGGAGATGGAGCCCATGGTCGAGCGCGTGTTGAAAAACGGCGGCTTCTACGAGTGGTACACCATTGAAAACCAGCCCGCGGGATCTGGATCCTACCGGGGATCCGCCGGGGTCCTTGGCAAGGCCATCCTGGAATTGCGGGAGTGGGCGGCGGAGCATGCCGCGCAGGCGGCTGATTGAATAAGGGTGGTGGCGGGGTTTCTTTTGGATTCAGAGAATACGGGGGTGACTTTTGCTCACGAAGGAAAGAAGTTGGAGAAGGATTGATATTCACGCGAAGGCGCAAAGAAGATGATCGAGGGCACGGTGCGCGGTTAGGGCGGGCGGAGATTTGGATTTGGAGCCACAAAGAGCGCAAAGAACACAAAGAACATGGCGCAGCCTCTGGCCGCAACCAAATAAATGATCACCACGAAGGGCACGAAGGGCACGAAGAAAAACGGAGAAGAGCTTTAACCGCAGAGAACGCAGAGAGCGCATAGGGTGATTTCTGGTACGCAGATGGATTGGGTGGATGATCGAGAGCGCATTTTTGACCACGAATGAACACGAATGCATCGGGAGCAGCCGCGGGCGGCGGTCAAGAATTGTGCCCACGGATTGCACTGATGACGAAGGGCACGAAGAAAAACGGAGAAGAGATTTGACCGCAGAGAGCGCAGAGGGTTTCATTGTGCGTGGACGGACCGCGGACTGGGGCGGTGGAATGGGCGCGTTTTTACTAACCACGAATGAACACCAATGAACACGAATGCACCGGGAGCAGCCCCTGGCCGCGATCAGGAATTTTGACCACGGAGTACACTGATGACACGGATAATAAAGGAAGTCGATCCGATCGAACCGCGAATGAAAATGAAGGAACGTGAATTTCCTGGCGTTACAAGTCGGTTGAATATGAATGTAGTGGACTTTTGATTCCCGTTCTTCCGGCCCGAAGGGCCAGCGCAGCTTCGAGCCCTGGGCAACGCCCAGGGGAAGCGTGGTGTAGTTTTATTTCGCCCTGAAAGGGCAGTGCAGCAGGGTGTGTGCCATTCGACAAGAAACGGATATAAACATGAGCCTACACAAAAGCCTTGCGCCGGGCGCGAAATGGGTGCATAGCAACGGTAACGTTTTCGCGGATCTTGGCGTTTCCAATCCGGAGTTGGCCTTGCTTAGGGCCGACATCTCCATCGCCATTGAGCAGGCCATCGAACGAAAGGGCATTACCCAGCGCGAGGCGGGAGAACTGATGGGTATACCGGCGGTGAAGGTCAGCAATATCGTGTGCGGCCGGCTGAGGGGATACACCCTGGATCGGCTTTTTACGTATCTGAAGCGTCTGGACGTGGATATCCAGGTCAAGATGAAGCCCAAGCCCAAACGGCGCGCCGAGGCCGAGATACGGGGCATTCGCGCCTGACGGCGATGCGCCGGGTGCACGCCTCGCGGTTAACCGGCGCCCAGGTCCCTAAAGAAATCGGTTTCGGGGACGATTCGCTCTTCTTCCACGTCGAAGCGGCTGGAGATCATACGCCGGAGATGAAGCCAGACCGATGTGCTGTCCCAGGGAGTCCCATCCGACCTGAATCCCCACGTGTTCTCCAGCGTAACACGGTCAATCAGGCTGCCCATCGTCTGCTCCGGAAGGGAATGCCGTAACCTATGCGAAAGCGCCACGAATAGCAGGGCCGGAATCGCAAATGGAAACAGCGCCGAGACCAACGGGCCCACGATCCACAGTCCACTCTTTTCGAAGCTGGCGATTGCCAGTACGCCGACCAGAAGGCCCAGCGGAAGCCCCACGCCAATCGCGATTCCCGCCAGGACGCCATCCGGCAGGGCCATTTTCAGGGAAGGTATGGGATAGGCCAGCGCGTCCTGTATTTCCGCCCACGCCCGCCGGCGGCCCCGCACCGGCAGGATCGCGGCCAGCGAGGTCGCTCGCCGTATGCTTCGGGGGGCTTGTCCCGACTCCCGGGCCAACGCCGCGCGCAGTGAAAAGAAGACCCGTACACGCGGGCACCGCGAGCGCCGATGCGCGTCCAGTTCGCGCGTGATCGCGTGGTAGAGGCCGGCTACGGTCGAGAGCCGGGCCACCGTCTGGCTGTCCAGGTAGACCCCGAATTCTTCCTCACAAGCGAGCAGCAATTCTTCCACTTCCAACCCCATGGCGCTATCTCCGGGATGTCGCTAATCACTTGAGGAAAGCGTACGATATCCGGGGCATGGTTGCAAGTGCGCCCGGGGCGGTATAGTGATTCGAAACAAGAGGGAGAGGATCCAGCCATGGGAAACAAGTCCATCTACCGGACGCCGGATGCGGAAAGGCGTTTGGGGGAACTTACCCGGGCGTTTCGCGATCGGCTCGATACGGCATTCATGGAGCACGATATTCCCACGCCGTTCGGGCGAACCCGGGTGGTGGAGGGGGGCAGGCTGGACGGGCCGCCCCTGGTTGTGCTGCATGGCGGCGGTACGAACAGCTACTATGCCCTGTACTTCCTGAAGCCGCTGCTTGCGCGTTTCCACGTGTTCGGCGTGGATATGCCGGGGCACCCCGGGGGCAGCGAACAGGTTTTTATCGACCCGCGCGGGGACGACTTCGGCCACTGGCTTGTGGACGTCGTGGATGCCCTGGGGCTGGCGCCGTCCGCCTGTCTGGGGGTGTCGTGGGGCGGGCTGGCCGTGCAGCGGTTCGCCGCGGTTGCGCCCCGGCGCATCACGAAGGCGGTGCTCGTTGTCCCCGCCGGGATTGTAAATCCGCCCCTGCTCCCGATGGTGCGCGCCGTGCTCGTGCCGAAGCTTTTGTGCAGGCTCACCAACAATCCGCGATTTCTCGAGCACACGATCCGGCGCGTCTTCACGGATTGCGACGACCCGCTGGTCCGCGAGTTCGCCCTGGCGCTGCTCCGCGACCTCATTGTGGATACGCGCCCCATGAAACGCTCCACGCCCGAGGAGATGCGGGGTTTTGCCGCGCCCAAACTCATTGTCGGCGCGGATCAGGACGTCTGTTTCCCCGGCCCCCGGATGGAGGCGCGATGCCGCGCGGTGTTTCCCGAACCGTACACGTTCCACATGCTGCGTCAGTCCAAGCACTGTCCGTCAATGAAAGAGGACAGCCTGGCGCGGTTGTGTGAGCTTATTGCGGCGTTTCTGGAAAGTGACGGCTGATGCCCGTTGAAGAATCTGATCGGCATTCGACGTCCCGCTTTCATGACGCGCCAATGCGACGTGGCGTACCGGTGTGAAATAACCGAGCCGGTCGGTGTTCGCTTATTCGTAACGTTTTAGCCGTACGGAGCCTTTGCGCCTGACGGCGCTGAGTACAGGCGGGACGCCCGCCTCCGGCGCGTCATAGAGCTGTGCCACTTTCTTTTCGAGGTGGCTTTGGTGGGGTCAGGAGAACTTTTTGGCGGTGGGCTCACTTTGCCGCGGACACGAATGTCCGCGATCCTCGCGCCTTCGGCACGGTGGACAGCCGGGACGGCTATCCTACATTTGCGCCTTGCGGCGCTGAACACAGGCGAGACGCCTGTGCCACTTTCTTTTCGAGGTGGCTTTGGTGGGGTCAGGAGAACTTTTTGTCGGTGGGCTCACTTTGCCGCGGACAGGAATGTCCGCGATCCTCGCGCCTTCGGCGCGGTGGACAGCCGGGACGGCTATCCTACATTTGCGCCTTGCGGCGCTGAACACAGCCGGGACGGCTGTGCCACTTTCTTTTCGAGGTGGCTTTGGTGGGGGGCAGGGGAATTTTTGGAAGCGGGCTCACTTTGCCGCGGACAGGAATGTCCGCGATCCTCGCGCCTTCGGCGCGGTGGACAGCCGGGACGGCTATCCTACATTTGCGCCTTGCGGCGCTGAACACAGGCGAGACGCCTGTGCCACTTTCTTTTCGTGGTGGCTTTGGTGGGGTCAGGGGAATTTTTTGTCGGTGGGCTCACTTTGCCACGGACAGGAATGTCCGCGATCCTCGCGCCTTCGGCGCGGTGGACAGCCGGGACGGCTATCCTACATTTGCGCCTTGCGGCGCTGAACACAGGCGAGACGCCTGTGCCACTTTCTTTTCGAGGTGGCTTTGGTGGGGTCAGGGGAATTTTTTGTCGGCGGGCTTACTTTGCCGCGGACAGGAATGTTCGCGATCCTCGCGCCTTCGGCGCGGTGGACAGCCGGGACGGCTATCCTACATTTGCGCCTTGCGGCGCTGAACACAGGCGAGACGCCTGTGCCACTTTCTTTTCGTGGTGGCTTTGGTGGGGTCAGGGGAATTTTTGGAAGCGGGCTCACTTTGCCGCGGACAGGAATGTTCGCGATCCTCGCGCCTTCGGCGCGGTGGACAGCCGGGACGGCTATCCTACATTTGCGCCTTGCGGCG encodes:
- a CDS encoding DUF4091 domain-containing protein gives rise to the protein MRSILALSLCFCVLTAPAAVIDDEIEIQGHLIRLGMAPEDGGALHTFGLLAAPPNFAGSGGLLQEGFGVGNFYVPNRRLNERMEALDSADGRPVLQYSYDCEGPNIQGLRAVRKLELLPDESSVRVTWTVTNNGQERQWVAPWVRNDVTPGGTAEARDRIDLPTREGIIHPKSAGYYPATRNWAAITDPIEDQTLYLVFDANHTHSYLVEPYAPDEDGAYPDFIRLQAAFVPFLLEPGQVWTTTYRLNLVRGLKHVDFATEEFAAQIDYRDGVLTMLFSAVKPMRGLQIDARIKGADGQIWTLPRKEFSLEPDRLARCTWDWKAPARGAYEILAQLEQGGRPLKIGTETGSPHGGIDTRFLAGDGPQPVFRAWTDAPHLLDQRPRTLERPLIAADPVLVWSESPLRKILPQDSADPSGPAEPVVRAGLAQGESESFQIALRPPRGQDLERVRVKAGTLVSARTGAALPEGALRIYTQRYQHVAIPSHFEGPTGYWPDALMPYAPFDAPGGVTSPLWFTITAPEGAAPGTYASLIEMEGAGLSPVEFFLEVEVFDFKLPSHPMLKTSFRYDAELALEDHQRTGGSLTAAQLDARFQENAAAHRVTLRGALAFPEEQANIDAAITRFQERLAQADPAGTTTISIPPTLLNYPEQLARVNAAVKRNGWAGRAFVHLANEPPRPAWPRLLEGIQAWKTAAPDIPVAVTTYGLEPFLPDLLDIWAVHAPVFDTGNNTQVLDRIRNGKEVWWYVDQTPPRPYGNFFLDFEAIEHRILFWQAWALGVRGMYYHGVNQHRPGQDPWKSLLDLTPVNGDGFLVYTGKDGPINSIRWENIRDGIEDYDYLAIFNDRRRRLLAEPGHEALLKRAAEVYNLKAVIPSLVDFTREPDVLESKRREIARMIVEMNAALN
- a CDS encoding glycoside hydrolase family 99-like domain-containing protein — protein: MQYLLPLFALLAAPQTVYQWEFNSPNDTAWQPNAHLADVAIRDGVLHARAVEWDPFWICDGIEIPATPWQAVIIRMRASAPGEGDLFWTGDTSGPNGGLSEDRKARFSVRGGDAWQEIALYPFWHGAGTIRKLRLDVYNNASFEIDAITIVDWSGDAAPFDASTWDAAALDAWRASPDGAYRWSPPLALDTTERGWASLTIDADAAGTGALVWGSGKRPGMQRQSFNFQPGRQTCNLELQGIGAWAEVNAVGLFVPPDGVRVHALSLSDAPAGPADLRTVYFGPEDGVNRAGQPARVIAQFTNRGGEAIGRLIGRVEGPVGLAVTATIDEARNVGFEDRAVLSWIVEAAAPGEYPVTLVLEGAGAPVREQSTIRITPRPGIPAADYVPAPRPVATGVEVAAYYFPGWDSPAKWDPIQRVAPVRKPVLGWYDEANPEIVDWQIKWAVENGISVFLVDWYWVQGSQHLQHWIEAYRKSRYRDQLKIALMWANHNPPGTHSAEDWKAVSEHWIAEYFPMDSYHRIDGEPALFLWDHRALREDLGGSEAVARVLADSREAARAAGLPGINYVALHPFGQEAMLAGEGYNGVTRYHEWGHAEGLAENPMYLQFADVAATVEDSWRAQHASRAGLTFYPVVDSGWDSRPWHGNQARVIAGRTPELFTRMLRDAKAFAEETEAPLVILGPMNEWGEGSYLEPNTEFGFDMMNAVRAVFGADDPASWPPNVAPVDVALGPYDFPEPARRDRWTFDTGLEGWRAMMGLGNVTVADGALIATTDSADPAFVAPLYGVEAEAVAGVRFRMQISGDLPERLAAQLFWSRGGEATSEAASAHIPIKTDGAMHEYELPLADHPRWRGDITLFRFDPCSARGVTVRLEEFSLIPAPTAGNRDLAGRILADERLDQVLEKAHALLATGLTAGDGYGEVWIRDLNTFIEVAADVVPHAELRAALVRFFHFQGEDGNIVDGYIPKAQAGTGYEYIASATEPDYLAHKNTVETDQESSLIQAVARYVHVTGDRTLLDEVVNGQSVTQRLLRAVDFLHTHRFAPEYGLLWGGTTADWGDVQPEHEWGVVLDENSHRAIDIYDNALCVAALNDFLAIAPLSPDDMRRYTDFRDGLKARALEHLWDPARRQFRPHLYLAGSPFPEDFNEAAIYYHGGTAVAIQAGLLTRAQVAEALGRMRANVRAIGAASIGLTMYPAYPEGFFKNPILTKPYTYQNGGDWTWFGGRMLSGLVANGYMAEAYEEMEPMVERVLKNGGFYEWYTIENQPAGSGSYRGSAGVLGKAILELREWAAEHAAQAAD
- a CDS encoding XRE family transcriptional regulator, encoding MSLHKSLAPGAKWVHSNGNVFADLGVSNPELALLRADISIAIEQAIERKGITQREAGELMGIPAVKVSNIVCGRLRGYTLDRLFTYLKRLDVDIQVKMKPKPKRRAEAEIRGIRA
- a CDS encoding alpha/beta fold hydrolase; this encodes MGNKSIYRTPDAERRLGELTRAFRDRLDTAFMEHDIPTPFGRTRVVEGGRLDGPPLVVLHGGGTNSYYALYFLKPLLARFHVFGVDMPGHPGGSEQVFIDPRGDDFGHWLVDVVDALGLAPSACLGVSWGGLAVQRFAAVAPRRITKAVLVVPAGIVNPPLLPMVRAVLVPKLLCRLTNNPRFLEHTIRRVFTDCDDPLVREFALALLRDLIVDTRPMKRSTPEEMRGFAAPKLIVGADQDVCFPGPRMEARCRAVFPEPYTFHMLRQSKHCPSMKEDSLARLCELIAAFLESDG